In Pseudomonas fluorescens, the following are encoded in one genomic region:
- the folC gene encoding bifunctional tetrahydrofolate synthase/dihydrofolate synthase: MTQRTLGEWLAYLEQLHPSAIDMGLERSQQVASRMGLGKPAPRVITVTGTNGKGSTCAFVASLLRAQGLKVGVYNSPHLLRYNERVTVNGVEATDAELCEAFAAVEAGRGDTSLTYFEMGTLAAFWLFQRSGLDAVVLEVGLGGRLDTVNVVDADMALVTSIGVDHADYLGDTRESVAFEKAGIFRQGAPALCGDLNPPQPLLDKARELNCPFFLRGRDFDLGVTDHHWQWRGVDAQGRSVELRDLPLLDLPMENAALALQAYLLLGLPWVDAQIIEALRATKVVGRLDRRAFEWQGKRLNLLLDVGHNPHAAEYLARRLASRPPVGKRLAVFGLLADKDLGGVVGELNASVQHWAVAPLDSPRARPVADLHDALQGLGASVASYDSVAAALEGQCAQATSDDEILLFGSFYCVAEALEWLARRSTEDAANGIAG, translated from the coding sequence ATGACCCAACGTACCCTTGGCGAATGGCTCGCCTACCTTGAGCAGTTGCACCCTTCGGCCATCGACATGGGCCTGGAGCGGTCGCAGCAGGTAGCGTCCCGCATGGGACTGGGCAAGCCGGCGCCTCGGGTGATCACGGTCACCGGGACCAACGGCAAGGGTTCCACCTGTGCGTTCGTGGCGTCCTTGCTGCGGGCCCAGGGCTTGAAAGTGGGGGTCTACAACTCCCCGCACCTGCTGCGCTACAACGAGCGGGTAACGGTCAATGGCGTCGAAGCCACGGATGCCGAGTTGTGCGAGGCCTTTGCCGCGGTAGAGGCCGGGCGCGGCGACACTTCCCTGACTTACTTCGAAATGGGCACTCTGGCGGCATTCTGGCTGTTTCAGCGCTCCGGGCTCGATGCGGTGGTGCTGGAAGTCGGTCTGGGCGGTCGTCTGGACACGGTCAACGTGGTGGACGCCGACATGGCGCTGGTCACCAGTATTGGCGTCGATCATGCGGATTACCTCGGTGATACCCGAGAGTCCGTGGCCTTCGAGAAGGCCGGTATTTTCCGTCAGGGCGCGCCTGCGCTCTGCGGCGATCTGAATCCTCCACAACCTCTGCTGGACAAGGCGCGCGAGCTCAATTGCCCGTTTTTCCTGCGGGGGCGCGATTTTGACCTCGGTGTGACCGATCACCACTGGCAATGGCGCGGTGTCGATGCGCAAGGGCGCTCGGTTGAACTGCGCGACCTGCCATTGCTCGATCTGCCGATGGAAAACGCTGCGTTGGCGTTGCAGGCTTACCTGCTGCTCGGCTTGCCTTGGGTGGATGCGCAGATTATCGAGGCGCTGCGGGCAACGAAGGTGGTCGGTCGTTTGGATCGCCGCGCGTTCGAGTGGCAGGGCAAGCGCTTGAATCTATTGCTGGATGTGGGGCATAACCCCCATGCGGCGGAGTATCTGGCTCGTCGCCTGGCCAGTCGTCCGCCGGTCGGCAAGCGTCTGGCGGTGTTCGGGCTGCTGGCGGACAAAGACCTGGGTGGTGTTGTCGGCGAATTGAATGCTAGTGTCCAGCACTGGGCCGTTGCACCTCTGGATTCGCCTCGGGCGCGTCCGGTTGCGGATTTGCACGATGCGTTGCAAGGTCTTGGGGCTTCGGTCGCGTCATACGACAGTGTCGCGGCCGCCCTGGAAGGGCAGTGCGCGCAGGCCACGAGCGACGACGAAATCCTGTTGTTCGGATCATTTTATTGTGTCGCCGAGGCCCTTGAATGGCTGGCCCGGCGCTCCACGGAGGACGCGGCGAATGGCATTGCTGGATAA
- a CDS encoding SPOR domain-containing protein, with protein sequence MALLDKAYKQRMVGALVLVALAVIFLPMLFSRQDEQRQVTVEAPVAPQAPAMPQVQVEPVVVPEPQALPQEPVPSDDEIAQQESAVPTAPVVPAPAVPAPAAKPPAPAPVPALAAKPATAPAQPITAAPGKPDTTQSRVDANGLSVSWSVQLASLSNRESAEKLQKTLRSQGYNAYIRTADGKNRVFVGPLIERAEADRLRDLLNRQQNLKGFVVRFQPERG encoded by the coding sequence ATGGCATTGCTGGATAAGGCATACAAACAGCGCATGGTTGGCGCCCTGGTGTTGGTCGCGCTGGCGGTGATTTTTCTGCCGATGCTGTTTTCCCGCCAGGACGAACAGCGCCAGGTGACGGTCGAAGCGCCTGTGGCCCCGCAGGCGCCGGCGATGCCCCAGGTACAGGTCGAGCCTGTGGTTGTGCCCGAGCCGCAAGCCTTGCCTCAGGAACCCGTGCCGAGCGATGACGAAATCGCCCAGCAGGAATCGGCGGTGCCAACTGCGCCAGTGGTCCCAGCGCCTGCAGTTCCAGCGCCAGCAGCCAAGCCGCCTGCACCCGCGCCGGTCCCGGCTCTGGCCGCTAAACCTGCGACAGCGCCTGCCCAGCCCATCACGGCGGCACCGGGCAAGCCGGACACCACGCAAAGCCGTGTCGATGCCAATGGTTTGTCTGTCAGCTGGTCGGTGCAACTGGCCAGCCTGTCGAATCGTGAAAGCGCAGAAAAGCTTCAGAAAACCCTGCGAAGCCAGGGTTACAACGCCTACATCCGTACCGCCGATGGCAAAAACCGGGTGTTTGTCGGACCGCTGATCGAGCGCGCTGAAGCCGACCGGCTGCGTGACTTGCTGAATCGCCAGCAGAACCTCAAGGGGTTTGTCGTGCGCTTTCAGCCGGAACGTGGCTAA
- a CDS encoding CvpA family protein has protein sequence MPFTWVDWAIVAIVAISALISLSRGFVTEALSLLTWIIAGVVAWMFGGSLSEYLGGYIQTPSARIITGCAIMFVATLIVGAMINYLIGELVRVTGLSGTDRFLGMAFGAARGGLLVVIAVGLLSLGPVQQDGWWKESQLVPKFLLVADWSKNLILGWSSQWLASGISVPADIPFKEQLLPTAKTPQ, from the coding sequence GTGCCATTTACCTGGGTTGACTGGGCGATCGTTGCAATCGTCGCCATCTCCGCATTGATCAGTCTGAGCCGCGGCTTCGTCACAGAAGCACTGTCGCTGCTGACCTGGATCATCGCAGGAGTCGTAGCCTGGATGTTCGGTGGCTCACTGTCCGAGTACCTCGGCGGGTACATTCAAACGCCATCGGCACGTATAATAACGGGCTGTGCCATCATGTTTGTCGCCACTTTAATCGTAGGCGCAATGATCAATTATCTTATCGGCGAACTGGTTCGCGTCACCGGGCTCTCCGGGACCGACCGATTCCTCGGCATGGCCTTCGGCGCCGCGCGTGGCGGGTTGCTGGTGGTTATCGCCGTCGGGCTGTTGAGCCTGGGGCCGGTACAGCAGGACGGGTGGTGGAAAGAGTCACAGCTCGTGCCAAAATTTCTATTGGTTGCAGACTGGTCCAAAAACCTGATCCTCGGGTGGAGCAGTCAGTGGCTTGCCAGCGGAATCAGCGTACCCGCTGATATTCCGTTCAAGGAGCAACTCTTGCCGACGGCCAAAACGCCTCAGTGA
- the purF gene encoding amidophosphoribosyltransferase: MCGIVGIVGKSNVNQALYDALTVLQHRGQDAAGIVTSHDGRLFLRKDNGLVRDVFQQRHMQRLVGHMGIGHVRYPTAGSSTSAEAQPFYVNSPYGITLAHNGNLTNVEQLAKEIYESDLRHVNTSSDSEVLLNVFAHELAQRGKLQPTEEDVFAAVTDVHNRCVGGYAVVAMITGYGIVGFRDPHGIRPIVFGQRHTDEGVEYMIASESVSLDVLGFTLIRDLAPGEAVYITEEGKLYTRQCATNPSLTPCIFEHVYLARPDSIIDGVSVYKARLRMGEKLAEKILRERPDHDIDVVIPIPDTSRTAALELANHLGVKFREGFVKNRYIGRTFIMPGQAARKKSVRQKLNAIELEFRGKNVMLVDDSIVRGTTCKQIIQMAREAGAKNVYFCSAAPAVRYPNVYGIDMPSAHELIAHNRSTQDVADLIGADWLIYQDLPDLIEAVGGGKIKIDKFDCAVFDGQYVTGDVDEAYLNKIEQARNDASKVKTQAVSAIIDLYNN, from the coding sequence ATGTGTGGCATCGTCGGTATCGTCGGTAAGTCGAACGTCAATCAGGCGCTGTATGACGCGCTAACCGTCCTCCAGCACCGCGGCCAGGACGCTGCCGGTATCGTGACCAGCCATGATGGCCGGTTATTCCTGCGCAAGGACAACGGCCTGGTGCGTGACGTGTTCCAGCAACGTCACATGCAGCGCCTGGTCGGTCACATGGGCATTGGCCATGTGCGTTATCCAACCGCGGGCAGCTCGACTTCGGCAGAAGCTCAACCGTTTTACGTCAACTCGCCTTATGGCATCACCCTGGCGCACAACGGTAACCTGACCAACGTTGAACAACTGGCCAAGGAGATTTACGAATCTGACTTGCGCCACGTCAACACCAGTTCCGATTCGGAAGTGCTGCTCAACGTGTTCGCGCACGAACTGGCCCAGCGCGGCAAGTTGCAGCCGACCGAAGAAGACGTTTTCGCCGCCGTCACCGACGTGCACAACCGTTGCGTCGGTGGTTATGCCGTCGTGGCGATGATCACCGGCTACGGCATCGTCGGCTTCCGCGATCCGCACGGCATCCGCCCGATCGTTTTCGGTCAGCGTCACACCGACGAAGGCGTCGAGTACATGATCGCCTCGGAAAGCGTTTCCCTGGACGTGCTCGGCTTCACCCTGATTCGCGACCTGGCGCCAGGCGAAGCGGTCTACATCACTGAAGAGGGCAAGCTGTACACCCGTCAGTGCGCGACCAACCCGTCCCTGACACCGTGCATCTTCGAACACGTCTACCTGGCGCGTCCGGATTCGATCATCGATGGCGTATCGGTCTACAAGGCCCGCCTGCGCATGGGTGAGAAACTGGCCGAGAAGATCCTGCGTGAGCGTCCGGATCACGACATCGACGTGGTCATCCCGATTCCGGACACCAGCCGCACCGCGGCGCTGGAGCTGGCGAACCACCTGGGTGTGAAGTTCCGCGAAGGCTTCGTGAAGAACCGCTACATCGGCCGGACCTTCATCATGCCGGGCCAGGCCGCGCGGAAAAAATCCGTACGCCAGAAGCTCAATGCCATCGAGCTGGAATTCCGCGGCAAGAACGTGATGCTGGTGGATGACTCCATCGTTCGCGGCACCACTTGCAAGCAGATCATCCAGATGGCCCGCGAAGCCGGCGCCAAGAACGTCTACTTCTGTTCCGCGGCGCCAGCGGTTCGCTACCCGAACGTCTACGGCATCGACATGCCGAGCGCTCACGAGCTGATCGCCCACAACCGTTCGACCCAGGACGTGGCTGACCTGATCGGCGCCGACTGGCTGATCTATCAGGACCTGCCTGACTTGATCGAAGCGGTCGGTGGCGGCAAGATCAAGATCGACAAGTTCGATTGCGCGGTGTTCGACGGCCAGTACGTCACCGGCGACGTCGACGAGGCTTACCTGAACAAGATCGAGCAGGCACGCAACGATGCCTCCAAGGTCAAGACGCAGGCAGTCAGTGCGATCATCGATCTGTACAACAACTGA